From the genome of Geoglobus ahangari, one region includes:
- a CDS encoding CaiB/BaiF CoA transferase family protein, with protein MSESGEWTVFAQKLTDPKHSTGKPEALDGVRVLDLSYGSFAGLFASSMLAEFGAEVIRIEPPEGDISRKITPENLKIGDTGIAYIVEGRNKYHITLNIESERGKELLRELVEKSDVLIETFPPGHMESLGLGYDELSSINSRLIYCAIHTHGHRGELSERAGRSGFGDYDIIAQAMSGFAYTTGIPEDYEEFPEHTRVPTRMGNWMGWYAGGAFAALSIMAALIFRDMSGEGQYIDISPAEALMCLNNYALHFYHLTGKVIERSGNFEPAAFAYNYFRAKDGMVFIAGYTDPNWKALCRIIGREDLVEKYPTIKDRTNPRNWIPMTREIEKFTMEHTREEILKIWLSYKGEGVTVAGEVLKPIETLQFNHWFERGALLRFKDRDYGELLIQGTPAKMSETPPRIKWACRPVGADNSYIYSKLLGVDEKELEVMRKEGVV; from the coding sequence ATGTCTGAGAGTGGAGAATGGACGGTTTTCGCCCAAAAGCTGACGGATCCGAAGCACAGCACCGGAAAGCCCGAAGCCCTTGACGGGGTCAGGGTTCTTGACCTGAGCTACGGAAGCTTTGCAGGGCTGTTCGCATCATCAATGCTCGCAGAGTTTGGAGCTGAGGTGATAAGAATAGAGCCGCCCGAAGGTGACATTTCGAGAAAAATCACCCCTGAAAACCTGAAAATCGGAGACACCGGAATAGCGTACATCGTGGAGGGGAGAAACAAGTACCACATCACGCTGAACATAGAGAGCGAGAGGGGCAAAGAGCTGCTGAGGGAGCTCGTGGAGAAGAGCGACGTTCTCATAGAGACTTTCCCTCCGGGACACATGGAGTCCCTCGGTCTCGGTTACGATGAGCTCAGCTCGATTAACAGCAGGCTGATCTACTGCGCGATCCACACTCACGGGCACAGAGGGGAGCTGTCCGAAAGGGCGGGAAGGTCTGGGTTTGGGGACTACGACATAATCGCCCAGGCCATGAGCGGATTCGCCTACACCACAGGGATTCCCGAGGACTACGAGGAGTTTCCGGAGCACACAAGAGTGCCAACAAGAATGGGCAACTGGATGGGGTGGTATGCTGGAGGAGCGTTTGCAGCACTATCGATAATGGCCGCGCTCATCTTCAGAGATATGAGCGGGGAGGGGCAGTACATAGACATCAGCCCTGCCGAAGCACTTATGTGCCTGAACAACTACGCCCTGCACTTCTACCACCTCACAGGGAAGGTCATAGAGAGGAGCGGGAATTTTGAGCCCGCAGCATTTGCCTACAACTACTTCAGAGCCAAGGACGGGATGGTGTTCATAGCGGGCTACACGGATCCAAACTGGAAAGCGCTGTGCAGAATAATCGGAAGGGAGGATCTGGTGGAGAAGTACCCGACAATAAAGGATCGAACCAACCCCAGGAACTGGATTCCCATGACGAGGGAGATAGAGAAGTTCACAATGGAGCACACGAGAGAGGAAATCCTGAAGATCTGGCTGTCCTACAAAGGAGAAGGGGTTACTGTTGCGGGAGAGGTGCTGAAGCCCATAGAAACCCTGCAGTTCAACCACTGGTTTGAGAGGGGAGCCTTGCTCAGGTTCAAAGACAGGGATTACGGAGAGCTGCTGATTCAGGGAACCCCGGCAAAAATGAGCGAGACACCGCCGAGGATCAAGTGGGCGTGCAGGCCCGTCGGGGCGGATAACAGCTACATCTACTCTAAACTGCTCGGAGTTGACGAGAAAGAGCTCGAAGTGATGAGAAAAGAGGGAGTTGTGTGA